In the Hordeum vulgare subsp. vulgare chromosome 7H, MorexV3_pseudomolecules_assembly, whole genome shotgun sequence genome, one interval contains:
- the LOC123411922 gene encoding F-box protein At5g67140-like isoform X2, protein MGRAAARRRPVRTIQRPQPCGRNIDQKPRPRFASIRTSRRPPARRPAPPSREPSRRCRPAASSIVLSCPLSSSRPAGEPERELEKQARAQEMAGDDALTGGATAEEEPHVERLPADILAQVLSLLPSFHDLSMAGGVSRRWRRAVGRSLATRRRLSFAGQRTGDESTARLVRAAVNLRDLDICWGCQITDQGLLDISTAACVGNLTSVSLWGLAGITDKGVVHLVSRAHSLQHLNIGGTFITDESLYAVADSCSNLKSIILWSCRHVTEAGLVALVHKCPELECINVGGMRVSPESFAGLKSISPALRIRSIPQILNADVQVA, encoded by the exons ATGGGCAGGGCGGCCGCACGGCGCCGCCCCGTCCGCACGATCCAAAGGCCACAACCGTGCGGCAGGAACATAGATCAGAAGCCCCGTCCCCGCTTTGCGTCCATTCGCACGTCGCGTCGCCCTCCCGCCCGCCGGCCCGCACCACCTTCACGTGAGCCTTCGCGACGCTGCCGGCCTGCCGCTAGTAGTATAGTCCTCTCCTGCCCGCTTTCCTCCTCGCGACCGGCTGGGGAGCCAGAGCGCGAGCTCGAGAAGCAAGCGCGCGCGCAGGAGATGGCGGGAGACGACGCCCTGACCGGCGGCGCCACGGCGGAGGAGGAGCCGCACGTCGAGCGGCTTCCGGCCGACATCCTCGCCCaggtcctctccctcctcccctccttccaCGACCTCTCCAT GGCCGGGGGAGTGAGCCGGCGGTGGCGCCGCGCGGTGGGCCGGTCACTGGCGACGCGGCGGAGGCTGAGCTTCGCGGGGCAGCGCACCGGCGACGAGTCCACCGCGCGCCTCGTCCGCGCCGCCGTCAACCTCCGCGACCTCGACAT CTGCTGGGGATGCCAGATCACGGACCAGGGCCTGCTCGACATCTCCACGGCGGCGTGCGTCGGCAACCTCACCTCCGTCTCGCTGTGGGGGCTGGCCGGGATCACTGACAAGGGCGTTGTTCATCTG GTTTCAAGGGCTCATTCTTTGCAGCACCTGAACATTGGTGGGACATTCATCACTGACGAATCACTCTATGCAGTTGCGGACAGTTGTTCAAATCTGAAG AGCATCATATTGTGGAGCTGCCGCCATGTGACGGAAGCCGGGTTGGTGGCGTTAGTGCACAAATGCCCAGAACTAGAGTGCATCAATGTTGGCGGGATGCGGGTGTCGCCGGAGAGCTTCGCGGGCCTGAAGTCCATCAGCCCCGCCCTGCGTATCAGGTCTATCCCACAGATCCTCAATGCGGACGTGCAGGTCGCCTGA
- the LOC123408233 gene encoding uncharacterized protein LOC123408233, whose amino-acid sequence MGAAAGTRRGLVGSAVAEMKEGLRGLVPFVAPPSLSLIQRPGQAGRRRRPNQAQFPDYVRPPSLLHLRRLRRSSFAAPAMDEDDQATHGGSSASAAMEETTRGDASDVPSTMGNNRSWMYRERKGKLFSETWRQGLENFLDHAFSLPEATVDEKSHCPCTKCFCRHKRKRDEMTIHLCANGFQLGYEKWTSHGEPNIPENIEQDDFVRDVDRMDDMLVDAIAAEGVFPGEEPTQAAQKFYKMLVEADTQLHAKTSQTRLSTVARLMTIKTQHNLSEACYNETMTLIHDVLGDDAAKELPTNFHRSKKLVHSLAMPYVKIHACPKNCMIYYKENENKEKCPICNEPRYEETTTGNKSRKVPRKVLRYLPITPRLQRLYMSQSSAKHMDYHARPRNNKKVMVHPSNGEAWKELDKQFPGFAEEVRNIRLCLATDGFTPFGISAASYSCWPVFVVPYNLPPEMRFLPADHVFRRSLNCFRKKTKVLDPPPKRLSGEEVYEQLQSLVPDENGKNTFADFGKGHNWISISGLWQLEYFKKLLLRHNIDVMHNEKNVAEALLSTCLDIPDKTKDNIKARLDMDEICNRPKLKLIQKPNGGWQKPRAKYCVSKDDKLIILKWFKELMFCDGFAANLRRAVNLTQGKFVGLKSHDHHIIMERLLPIALRGFIPESEWRAIAELSFFYRQLCAKEIDPERMRTLEKEIPILLCKLEKMFPPGFFNVMQHLIVHLPYEARVGGPVTYRWMYVFERYVK is encoded by the exons ATGGGTGCTGCTGCAGGGACCCGGCGAGGACTGGTTGGTTCTGCAGTCGCGGAGATGAAGGAGGGACTTCGCGGCTTGGTACCGTTTGTTGCGCCGCCGTCGCTATCACTCATACAGAGGCCAGGACAAGCAGGGCGCCGTCGACGACCAAACCAAGCCCAGTTTCCAG ATTATGTCCGGCCTCCAAGTCTGCTTCATCTACGACGTTTGAGGAGGAGTTCCTTTGCTGCCCCTGCGATGGACGAGGACGACCAAGCAACGCACGGCGGCTCCTCTGCTTCCGCGGCGATGGAGGAAACAACACGAGGCGACGCTAGCGATGTGCCAAG cACTATGGGCAACAACCGTAGTTGGATGTACAGAGAGAGAAAAGGAAAGTTGTTCAGTGAAACTTGGAGACAGGGTTTGGAGAATTTCCtggatcatgcattttcattgccCGAAGCCACTGTAGATGAGAAATCCCATTGTCCGTGCACTAAGTGTTTCTGTCGTCATAAGCGCAAAAGGGATGAGATGACCATCCATTTGTGCGCCAATGGTTTTCAGTTAGGATATGAGAAATGGACTAGTCATGGGGAGCCTAATATACCTGAAAACATAGAGCAAGACGATTTTGTGAGAGATGTAGATAGAATGGATGATATGTTAGTTGATGCAATTGCTGCGGAAGGAGTTTTTCCAGGTGAAGAACCAACACAAGCTGCCCAAAAGTTCTACAAAATGTTGGTTGAAGCTGACACACAACTGCATGCGAAGACATCACAAACTCGTTTGTCTACTGTGGCACGGCTAATGACTATTAAGACACAACATAATTTGTCAGAAGCTTGTTACAATGAAACGATGACCCTAATACATGATGTTCTTGGAGATGATGCTGCAAAAGAACTCCCTACAAACTTCCATAGGTCAAAAAAGCTTGTGCATAGTCTAGCCATGCCATATGTGAAGATTCATGCATGCCCCAAAAATTGCATGATTTattataaagaaaatgaaaacaaagaGAAATGCCCAATCTGCAATGAACCTAGATACGAGGAAACAACCACAGGGAATAAATCTAGGAAGGTACCACGCAAAGTTTTGCGCTATCTCCCTATAACACCTAGACTGCAGCGGTTGTACATGTCACAGAGCAGTGCCAAGCACATGGACTATCATGCTAGGCCACGGAATAACAAGAAAGTAATGGTTCATCCTTCCAATGGAGAAGCCTGGAAGGAACTAGACAAACAATTTCCTGGTTTTGCTGAGGAGGTGAGGAATATTCGGCTGTGCCTAGCGACCGATGGATTCACACCTTTTGGTATTTCAGCAGCCTCATATTCTTGCTGGCCTGTCTTTGTTGTTCCCTATAATCTCCCACCTGAAAT GAGATTCCTTCCAGCTGACCATGTGTTCCGTAGGAGTTTGAATTGTTTCCGTAAGAAAACAAAAGTTCTTGATCCTCCACCGAAGCGCCTCTCCGGGGAAGAGGTATATGAACAGCTCCAAAGCCTTGTTCCTGATGAAAATGGAAAAAATACCTTTGCTGATTTCGGGAAGGGGCACAACTGGATTAGCATAAGTGGTTTGTGGCAGCTTGAGTACTTTAAAAAGTTGTTGCTTCGCCATAACATTGACGTAATGCACAATGAGAAAAATGTTGCTGAGGCTTTGTTAAGCACGTGCCTTGATATTCCGGATAAAACTAAGGATAATATTAAAGCACGTCTTGATATGGATGAAATATGCAACAGACCAAAACTTAAGTTAATACAGAAACCTAATGGTGGGTGGCAGAAACCAAGAGCAAAATATTGTGTGAGTAAGGATGACAAACTAATCATCCTGAAGTGGTTCAAAGAATTGATGTTTTGTGATGGTTTTGCGGCTAATTTGAGAAGAGCTGTTAACTTGACCCAAGGAAAGTTTGTTGGACTCAAAAGCCATGACCACCACATAATTATGGAGCGCCTCCTGCCAATTGCTCTACGGGGCTTCATCCCAGAGAGTGAATGGCGGGCCATAGCAGAGTTAAGTTTTTTTTATCGACAGTTGTGTGCTAAAGAGATTGATCCAGAACGGATGCGTACACTTGAAAAGGAGATTCCTATTCTGTTATGCAAGCTTGAGAAAATGTTTCCACCCGGCTTCTTCAATGTGATGCAACATCTAATTGTACATCTCCCGTACGAGGCAAGGGTTGGGGGCCCTGTGACATACCGTTGGATGTACGTCTTTGAGAGGTATGTCAAATAA
- the LOC123411922 gene encoding F-box protein At5g67140-like isoform X1, producing MGRAAARRRPVRTIQRPQPCGRNIDQKPRPRFASIRTSRRPPARRPAPPSREPSRRCRPAASSIVLSCPLSSSRPAGEPERELEKQARAQEMAGDDALTGGATAEEEPHVERLPADILAQVLSLLPSFHDLSMAGGVSRRWRRAVGRSLATRRRLSFAGQRTGDESTARLVRAAVNLRDLDISRSCWGCQITDQGLLDISTAACVGNLTSVSLWGLAGITDKGVVHLVSRAHSLQHLNIGGTFITDESLYAVADSCSNLKSIILWSCRHVTEAGLVALVHKCPELECINVGGMRVSPESFAGLKSISPALRIRSIPQILNADVQVA from the exons ATGGGCAGGGCGGCCGCACGGCGCCGCCCCGTCCGCACGATCCAAAGGCCACAACCGTGCGGCAGGAACATAGATCAGAAGCCCCGTCCCCGCTTTGCGTCCATTCGCACGTCGCGTCGCCCTCCCGCCCGCCGGCCCGCACCACCTTCACGTGAGCCTTCGCGACGCTGCCGGCCTGCCGCTAGTAGTATAGTCCTCTCCTGCCCGCTTTCCTCCTCGCGACCGGCTGGGGAGCCAGAGCGCGAGCTCGAGAAGCAAGCGCGCGCGCAGGAGATGGCGGGAGACGACGCCCTGACCGGCGGCGCCACGGCGGAGGAGGAGCCGCACGTCGAGCGGCTTCCGGCCGACATCCTCGCCCaggtcctctccctcctcccctccttccaCGACCTCTCCAT GGCCGGGGGAGTGAGCCGGCGGTGGCGCCGCGCGGTGGGCCGGTCACTGGCGACGCGGCGGAGGCTGAGCTTCGCGGGGCAGCGCACCGGCGACGAGTCCACCGCGCGCCTCGTCCGCGCCGCCGTCAACCTCCGCGACCTCGACAT TTCACGAAGCTGCTGGGGATGCCAGATCACGGACCAGGGCCTGCTCGACATCTCCACGGCGGCGTGCGTCGGCAACCTCACCTCCGTCTCGCTGTGGGGGCTGGCCGGGATCACTGACAAGGGCGTTGTTCATCTG GTTTCAAGGGCTCATTCTTTGCAGCACCTGAACATTGGTGGGACATTCATCACTGACGAATCACTCTATGCAGTTGCGGACAGTTGTTCAAATCTGAAG AGCATCATATTGTGGAGCTGCCGCCATGTGACGGAAGCCGGGTTGGTGGCGTTAGTGCACAAATGCCCAGAACTAGAGTGCATCAATGTTGGCGGGATGCGGGTGTCGCCGGAGAGCTTCGCGGGCCTGAAGTCCATCAGCCCCGCCCTGCGTATCAGGTCTATCCCACAGATCCTCAATGCGGACGTGCAGGTCGCCTGA